A window of the Anaerolineae bacterium genome harbors these coding sequences:
- a CDS encoding N-acetylmannosamine-6-phosphate 2-epimerase, translated as MSAAVIERLRGGLIVSCQALPGEPLHGSEIMARMALAAQLGGAAGIRANSPEDIAAIRAAVHLPIIGLYKVNEPGFDVYITPRLAHARAVFEAGADIVAVDATARPHPEALDGATYVRLLKATLPCPILADISTLEEGLAAAEAGADLISTTMSGYTPYSPQQDEPDLELVRALACRVDVPVIAEGRIHYPEQAAAALKAGAFAVVVGGAITRPQEITARFVRALQRTTDHGR; from the coding sequence ATGAGCGCGGCGGTTATCGAACGGCTGCGAGGGGGGCTGATCGTCTCCTGTCAGGCCCTGCCCGGAGAGCCCCTTCACGGCAGCGAGATCATGGCGCGCATGGCTCTGGCTGCCCAGCTCGGAGGGGCTGCCGGCATCCGAGCCAATTCCCCTGAGGACATCGCCGCCATCCGAGCTGCAGTGCACCTTCCCATCATCGGGCTGTACAAGGTGAACGAGCCGGGGTTCGATGTCTACATCACCCCTCGGCTGGCGCATGCCCGCGCCGTATTCGAGGCCGGCGCTGACATCGTGGCTGTGGACGCCACCGCCCGTCCCCATCCCGAAGCGCTGGACGGCGCAACGTACGTCCGACTGCTCAAGGCCACGCTTCCATGTCCCATCCTAGCCGACATCTCCACGCTGGAGGAAGGCCTGGCCGCCGCCGAGGCCGGAGCTGATTTGATCTCCACCACCATGTCCGGTTATACGCCGTATAGCCCCCAACAGGATGAGCCGGACCTGGAGCTGGTGCGAGCGTTGGCCTGTCGGGTGGATGTTCCGGTGATCGCCGAGGGACGCATCCACTATCCGGAGCAGGCAGCCGCTGCGCTTAAGGCCGGCGCGTTCGCTGTCGTCGTGGGGGGCGCCATCACGCGGCCTCAGGAGATCACAGCGCGGTTTGTGCGGGCGCTTCAACGGACGACAGATCACGGGCGATGA
- a CDS encoding carbohydrate ABC transporter permease: MATEARSIATTPRRYGWLASKQSRERLQRGVAYLILSAVSIIYIFPFYWMVATSLKSDQEVFQWPPAWIPAVPRWENYPAALQYIPFWLYMKNTFVIAILSVIGTLTSCTLIAYGFARLRWPGRDVVFIAYLSTLMLPFQVTMIPLYIVFRHLGWVGSYLPLVVPTFFGSPFYVFLLRQFYMTIPNELSDAARIDGCGELGIFWRIMIPLTKPALFTVALFTFLAQYSAFLGPLIYLTNQDQWTISLGLQLFKNMYGLQWQKMMAASTLTMLPPLILFFFTQRTFVEGITLTGIKG; encoded by the coding sequence ATGGCAACGGAAGCTCGTTCCATTGCAACGACACCACGCCGTTACGGTTGGCTGGCCTCGAAGCAGAGCCGAGAACGTCTACAACGTGGGGTGGCCTATCTTATCCTCTCGGCCGTCAGCATCATCTACATCTTCCCATTCTACTGGATGGTGGCCACTTCGCTAAAGTCGGACCAGGAGGTGTTCCAATGGCCGCCGGCGTGGATCCCCGCCGTGCCCCGCTGGGAGAACTATCCAGCCGCGCTGCAATATATCCCCTTCTGGCTGTACATGAAGAACACCTTCGTCATCGCCATCCTCTCGGTGATCGGCACCCTCACTTCCTGTACGTTGATCGCCTATGGCTTCGCCCGGCTGCGCTGGCCAGGCCGTGATGTGGTCTTCATCGCCTACCTGAGTACGCTCATGCTCCCCTTCCAGGTGACGATGATCCCGCTTTACATCGTCTTCCGCCATCTGGGATGGGTCGGCTCCTATCTCCCCTTGGTCGTGCCAACCTTCTTCGGCAGCCCGTTTTATGTTTTCTTGCTCCGCCAGTTCTACATGACCATTCCCAACGAGCTGTCGGACGCGGCCCGCATTGATGGTTGCGGTGAACTGGGCATCTTCTGGCGCATCATGATCCCACTCACCAAGCCGGCGCTTTTCACCGTGGCCCTCTTCACTTTCCTGGCCCAGTATAGCGCCTTCCTCGGCCCGCTGATCTATCTGACCAACCAGGACCAGTGGACCATCTCGCTAGGCCTACAGCTCTTCAAGAATATGTACGGCCTCCAGTGGCAGAAGATGATGGCTGCCTCCACCTTGACGATGCTGCCGCCTCTGATATTATTCTTCTTCACCCAGCGCACCTTCGTCGAGGGAATCACTTTGACCGGGATCAAGGGGTGA